The stretch of DNA tATCAATACATTAGATTTATATTGTGCTtaactttttcaaatttttcctctttttttgttaattaaaaacaataaaaaaactaatgaaaaaattgattgattttctacatatttctttctcatTTTATCAACTGTACAACAATATTTTTCTAGTATCATATCATCCAATGTATGTGGATGAACGATTCTTCGTCCTCACTTTTATATGTACTTCTGATTCAAATTTATTaactttttttattaatattatttatattcacAATTTaggtttataaaatattatatttgttcatgcatttaaaaattaatagtttgacaaaataaatttaaaattttgattaaatataattttattttcaattcaattcattttatttagtttaaaaataatactgattattttaatttttttgtttcttcatttatcaatattaaatttagaacgaaaattattaaaatttgaaaaaaataattgatattagtattaagtaaatttaatagtatgtttatttaaaattagctCAAACATTTAAGAACATGGAGAATAAagtcaaaaacacaaaataataatcataaaatatggttaattagtattaattattaattaatggaatAAATGTGAAATTACCACTGTTacctaataatgaaaataagtaaACATGTGAAGGGTAATAATGTCCGTTCACAATGAGAAAACTTTTCTACTATCCACaattttataggtatatagatttGTGAATAagctcaaatttttatttttttttttcaaattaagtgtttgtttattttttttatttaatgtgtGCTTACCTTTTTGTCAATATAATTGTCATTATATACTTGTATGTAAATAACActacaaatacaaataaaatgtcatgacattattgttatgattgagtactatttgataatatataaatatgaggagacttaaataaaatagaatctatgagagtaattaaaacaattaatcattcaatttattttatttattatcaaaattagTGGGAAAAAACTtatgaaaaaattgattgattttctacatatttctttctcattttagcaattgtaaaacattatttttcTAGCATCACATCATCTGATGTATGTGGATGAACGATTCAtttatccacacttttataggttattttttttcttattatcgttttcattatatatttctattttaaggttcttttttttcttattatcgtttgaaaaataaaatcatgtactCTACTGatgaattctatatatattggacattaaaaagttactaaatttgaattagaataaaatataattacttaagtataataatattttccaattcaattgattattattaaaaggctATCAATACATTAGATTTATATTGTGCTtaactttttcaaatttttcctctttttttgttaattaaaaacaataaaaaaactaatgaaaaaattgattgattttctacatatttctttctcatTTTATCAACTGTACAACAATATTTTTCTAGTATCATATCATCCAATGTATGTGGATGAACGATTCTTCGTCCTCACTTTTATATGTACTTCTGATTCAAATTTATTaactttttttattaatattatttatattcacAATTTaggtttataaaatattatatttgttaatgcatttaaaaattaatagtttgacaaaataaatttaaaattttgattaaatataattttattttcaattcaactcattttatttagtttaaaaataatactgattattttaatttttttgtttcttcatttatcaatattaaatttagaacgaaaattattaaaatttgaaaaaaataattgatattaatattaagtaaatttaatagtatgtttatttaaaattagctCAAACATTTAAGAACATAGAGAATAAAgtaaaaaacacaaaataatcatcataaaatatggttaattagtattaattattaattaatggaatAAATGTGAAATTACCACGTATGTTacctaataatgaaaataagtaaACATGTGAAGGGTAATAATGTCCGTTCACAATGAGAAAACTTTTATACTATCCccacttttataggtatatagatatatCATCAATTCATCATACCATATCGTTTACACTTTACAATATCATTGATACGAGTGAacataattttttcaaaacataaaattgatttgaaacTTTGTGTAATATATAAAacaaaatgaaagaatatattttatttattaaatcgaTAAACAatttacaaattattattatcaacACACATCTTTTTTTAATATCGTGAGAACTCGCAGTCACTATCTTTCAGTGCACACCGGATAAACTCCGAATTTCACGTAATAATCTGCAAATCACGCTAGCTAGGTAAACTATAATGGGCAAGTCGATAAAATGTTAATTAAGATAATTGAAATCTATTATCATCGATCAAGCGTTCGTCTAttccacacttaaaacaccttgTAAAAACTACTAGTCTTTGTTCATATTAAGTCTTGATACAATATTGAAACCCATTCAACCCAACACTTGCATAAATTATAGAATATAGTTTTAAACAAGAAAATCTTTGATGAGACAGTAGTATGAGAAAAAAACACATTCttacatttaattatttttttgaaaaattaaatatgataatattaaaaggatatttagaaaataaaatttatgagTACAATCCCGTAAGTAATGAATATATTTTGGCAAAGAAAGCTCTTGAATCTCTATAAAATGATTGAAATTTGTTACAAAACAATTTTCCTATTTACACACTTCAGACAAAATTAAGCCAGAGACACGAGAATTGCTCATATCTGCACAAGAAAACCAAGAATCAGTAAACTTCCACATTCCACTGCTCTCCTTTCTTCAACTGCTTTTTATAATCGATCCAGTCGATACCTGGACATAAGATCAAATATATTAGATTAAACAGGGATACTATGCATGGAACACGGGCAGGGACGGATTCGAGGTTCTTAGGTGAACCCCTCAACCAAGAACGACATGaataattttttcagaaatgTTGACACAGGCCTCCCTGTCCTTAAACAAAATTCAGGTCCTGTCCCTTACAGTGACAGGATCTGAGCAAAACGCGCCACAAAGATTTTCTGTAAAATTACCGTCTTTAGCAGCTAAAGAAACCATGATATCATCAATTCCCTTTTCCATGCCCTTGAGTCCACACATGTAGACATAGGTGTTGTCTTTCTTAAGTAGTTCCCATAGTTCTTCTGCGTATTCAGCCATGCGAGTTTGGATGTACATTTTCTCCCCCTGCGCATTCGCTTGTTCTCTGCTAACAGCAAAATCCAACCGGAAGTTATCTGAGAATTTCTCCTGCATTTTCTCGAATTCCTGCGCACCAGCAAAATGCTTGGTCTTTAGGAGTAACAAGAAGTTTATAACACAATCTGGGATACGTATTCGACTGACTTGTTCTCTATCAAATAGTTGGTTGCCACTTTAGATCGTTGATAGGGAACCTTTTTTCTTGGTCTACTCGGAAACACGAGAGAATACCAgacataaaattttgaacttcgtTTTCCATTTTAGAATCAATAATTTCGACTTGAAATCTAAACTTCGATCATTAACAACTAAGGCCATGTCCAGATGACCACCCTGGCTCTACTACTGACATGCATTATTGTAGTCAAAAGATGTATTTTGGTACAGATCCAACGTAGAAAGTTCATTGGTATAAGTTAGTATAGATGTGAgtacaaattttataaattaccTCTTTGTAGAGCAATGAGCTGCTCGTGGGGACACCCAAAAACAACCACGCCAAACCATTGAACTGCAATAATAGAAGACAGGTGACTGTCAACATTGTGAAAGATCAGCTTTGCGATGCTTGTGATCAGAGATTGTTTGTTTTGatgttctttttttattttttgtttcaaGTCTGATGATATTCGAGGTTTTAAAAATGTAACAAGAATGTATCAAGAAAGATGAATCTTCAGGACTCAGAATATTGTGTACCTTGTAATCTTCGTGCTTCTCAAAGAACATTTTCCACAAGAATGCACGAAAAGGAGCAATCCCAGTTCCAGTTCCAAGCTACCAAAGAAATTAATGTCCAAGTTCAACAATTTTCAGCAAAAAGTTGACATGAAAAGAAGAACCTGGTATACAAAGAGCAGTAACGTGCAATATACCATGATTAAGTTAGCATTAGGATCTTTAGGCATGAGCATCTCTTTACCAACAGGTCCTGTTATCTTCACTTCAGATCCAGGTTTCAAGTCACCTAAGTCAAGAAGATTTTGATTTCATGCATCAAATGATCTGAaacttaaaaattcaaaaccaTTGACAAAATTCTTTCTTAATCAAAGCCTTACACAAGAAGTTTGAGCAAACTCCTTTAACTACTTCCCCCTGTTCATTGGTATAAACAAGTCTTTTAACACACAAAGAGACCTGTATACCATTGAATTGAAACAACGATATCACTATAATGAAAGTATTTCCAAAGATCTAAATCATAATGGTCTCATAATTCATTTAGAGGAAAACCTACAGTCTTGGAATCTCCAAAGTCACCAAGGGCGCTACTTGCTATTGAATACAATCTTAACTTGTGAGGCTTCCCATTCTTGTCCACGCCTTCCGGAATCACGCCAATGGATTGGCCCTCACTATAGGGGACCTCCCCTGCTCAAAAAGACAAACTTCTTTGTTAGATCAGACCCAACAATCCCAATTGGATCAAAGAGGCACCAGCTCACACAAACGTTGAACCGAATGTTTGCCGAGGTACCAAATATTGTTCAGATGGTAACATtgtaactcaaatattttaagcagTATAGCAACGCAAACATTACATTTAATCGTCATGTCATACAACTAGTCATGCAAGCGAACAACAATATTGATACTCTTCAACATTTTCTAGCAATAATGCGGTCAATTGCTAAAAATTGCAACATCGAAGATGCAAATAAATGATCTTGAATCTAATACAATTGTCATTATGACAAAACTCAAATTTTTTGTACCTTACAACTCTCCAAACACTATGTTGAAATTGCTGTGGTGCTTATCTAAAAGCACCAGATAGCTAGAGCAATTATCACTCCACAACATGATGCATACAAGTCCTGGTCAAGCATACGAAAGCCACCCTATACTCCAAGTTCATGGGCTCAACTTGATCCTATTAATCATCACATAATGAATAATTCCATATAGGGGAGAAATACCCTCAGTACTGAAAACCATGTGCCACGTTTCTCCGGGGGCGTCATCTCCCGTGATCTTGGTGTTGAAAAGGCACCGGCCAATATATGGTTCTTTAGGTTTAAACTTGTTTACAATCACTCCTTCTTCCTGCTTCTTGGAGATTTTCTCTGCTTTCGCAGGAGCCTCTGTGGTGACCTGAGCTCTGATGGGCACTATTTTTGCACCAGTAGGAACATTCCTGTGGTAAAAAGGAACCTGCATAAAAATAACccaattttttttctcaaaaatccAATACTTCTTGTCATATTAAACATCGGATAAACTCAAAGATAACAAGGATCATCACCATACCTTTCTGAAATGAATTCTTTCTGAAGAAATAATGATGGAGGTCGCGGGAGGAAAAGAAACGGACTTCGAGGATGGCAAGGACACTGCAGAGCTTACCGCAGCAGCCATGGTAGAAATCCAATGAGTAGAGAAATTGATCTTGAAAAGTACAACAAGAAAAATGGCGAGGAGCTGTGAATTGGATTGTGTATTGAGTGGAAGTGAACGCAGTGGCAATAGTGAGGATAAGAAAACAATCTATAATGTATGACTGCCAATATTTCTGCCAAGCAAAATTCTCAGTTCGAGTGTGACACGAAAGTTTTTGTTGCATTTTGGCTTTTGACTCCCTAAATCAAATAATCGTTTTATCTTACATTCTTTGAAATAGAATTAATGTTGATagcttcattttttatttttttcccaaagCCCGaaaatctatttaaatttttttttcttaatctCTCGTGGCTGGCCATTTGTCAAGTCGTTGGTTTTTTCGAGAAATTTTGGAGAATAATTTTGTTgaactttttttaaaagaaaattttggttTGACAGGGTTGTTCGGTTCCATCCCATGTTTGGTTCGAAAAAATCCAAACCCCATTCATCCAAGGTTACAAATCTATTAACCTCGATTGCAGATCAGTTTTTTCCCATAATTATTGTTGTTGGCGCCATATAATATGTGGGGAAGAGAAGAAACTAGCTGATATCGTGAAAAGTGCTCGGATCATTCTTGGATTCGGACGGAAAAAAACTTAAACGAgtcaaattttaatttgttCTTAGGAGTTGAGCATGTGTAAAATATGACCAGGATCCTCCTCTGGACAGGTTGCTCCAGCTCGACCAGGGTCCTTCAACCCGATCAAGGTTCTTCTGTCCGACCAAGTTCCTCAACCCGGCCAAGGTCCTCTCCCCTAGACAAAGTCCTTTTGCTCGACCAGGGTTCAGGTCACTGGGATAGAATGGATCACCATATATCATTACCATGACAATCAGTATCCGTGACAAGACCAGAACAGTATGAGTCGTCATGCCTACTGACAGATGACAGGACATGGACAATCTTCACAAGATAGGGAATGAGCATATGTCTAATCAGAAACAATGTACATGCACTATAATCGAGGTCGTATTCTTCCCCGTAAATACCTAAGTTTGCTCATTTGATAAACATTGTAATCTACTGCattcaataattttttctttatttggtGAATTTTGTATTAACTTGAGCGTAAAAATGGATACGCCGAAAACCCTTTCGACGCCCCACTTACATTATCTCGTTGAGTGTTAGTCAATTGTCTGAAGCCATACCAGCCGAGAGACCAAGACAGATCACCCAGAAAAACCAAGACGGATCATCAGAGAACCAGGTCAGACCACCCGAGGTCCCAGGATATACTGATCTCATCGTATCAAAATCTTTACTGCGAAAATACTCTGCTATGTTTGGTAGATTGTCCAAAGAAGCTCGCTCAATCTACCCGAGCTTCATCACTAACCTACCCAAGGTAATGGCTTACTGTTTTTTTTGGTAAACCCTTTATGTTTGTGTTAGAGCTGCTTCATCACTAACCTACCCAAGGTAATGGcttactgtttttttttttggtaaaccCTTGGATGTTTGTGTTAGAGCTGCATCAaagattatttttttgaaagaaTCTGTGTATATAATGAATGAATCGTTCTCAAATTTCGTCAAAAGATCAAGGAATGTCTCAGTTGAAAACTGAGATATCAATTGAATAATCTATTGAACAGAATTTTTTGGGGGAATTTCTATCGCAAAAGACACTGCAAAATCGATTAACAGAGAGGTGGAAATGGAAGGTAGGATTTGATACAAGTTTACGAAAATTTATTGGTAAAACGTTGAAAGTTTGATAGCTTTGAGATTGagcttaatttttttaatttttttttccagtgACCCTTAATTGAAATGCTAGAATAATGGGTTTGCTCGTATTGCTATCTCGTGACATATCGAGTTAAGTGGCACAGATGTAACATTTTCGTAGGAATATTTTACCGGAAACGTCTAATTTGTGTGTGAATAGTTTTACATATTTGACACAAAATATAGGCAAGCATGTGTAAGATTCAACCATTTCCTGCAAATTGAAGGCACGTTTCCGAAACTTCGCTAATTGTTACTAATTTGCTGTGCTtcactattttaatatttgttaTGAAGTTCAGTTTTGTTTGCAGTACGTACGTGGGGACGTTTGTATGTGAAAATTGTGTATATTTGGGAGGTTTGTATATGAAAATCAGTGCAATGATGACGTCCAAAAATATAATGCACTTGAGATATTTGACAAATTGCTtgaatgaatttttttcatttttgtatGATTTTTTTGCAATAATTTTACAAGACTTAcaaatattgatatatgttgaataGGAGGAGCTTCACGTCAAAGTTGATGTTGTACAATTTCTTACTTGATTGTTCATtttcgataaaataaatttcattttttaaatgaaaattgtTGTTCAATAACTACTGAACGCACATTGTGCCCATCATTTACAGTGTTCATGTTTCTTATCTGTGTTCACCTCCCAGGCATCTAATTACCTTACCTATTGTCGACGTAACAATGAGTTGTCATCACCAATAATAAGAATTGGACTAAATACTGCTGCATTAAATAAAAATGAGATGGTTGGAGATCACAACTATAAGTTTTAGTTTTGAGAAATATCAAATGACTAGAGGATGACATGCCTTGTACTTTTTAATGTAATGATAGTTGCTCATAGACAACTCATAGAATGGCTGTCGCCGAAGAATGCATAGAAGAATTTTGaatgttatgatattttttccCACTTTACTGAGCTGGAAGAATGGCTATCTTGTTTATGAGAAAATTAACTTCTGAAATCAGGCGCCATGCCTTgttattttgatttgatatgtgAGTAATCAATATTATATGAATTTTGCTTGCTTTAGTTCATGGGTATTCCTGTTAACCAAGGGATACTATTACTAGTTCTGAATTGAAATATTTAAGTGAGAGCCTGTTtcggccaaaaaaaaaaaacttcagaGAGCCTGTttcagccaaaaaaaaaaacttcagtTTTTTTCTAACTTACGGTGATTTATTGTCATTTGGTTTCGTTTATACAGACGATACGTACGCATGCCAGCAAATGGCTTTGCTAGCTAGCAGATAGCAATTCCTTCTGGTGATGTACTTTAATAGGAGAGATTCAGTGTGTTATGTGGATGCTATGGATGTAGTGGCCCGAAAAGTTCGTCGCGTCTACACGGGTGTTGAAACATTCCCATCTTTAGTTAAGTTCCGCTCTCCTCTCCAACACCTTGAGAACATATCACAGGGAGCAAATGT from Primulina tabacum isolate GXHZ01 chromosome 3, ASM2559414v2, whole genome shotgun sequence encodes:
- the LOC142539702 gene encoding ferredoxin--NADP reductase, leaf-type isozyme, chloroplastic-like, with translation MAAAVSSAVSLPSSKSVSFPPATSIIISSERIHFRKVPFYHRNVPTGAKIVPIRAQVTTEAPAKAEKISKKQEEGVIVNKFKPKEPYIGRCLFNTKITGDDAPGETWHMVFSTEGEVPYSEGQSIGVIPEGVDKNGKPHKLRLYSIASSALGDFGDSKTVSLCVKRLVYTNEQGEVVKGVCSNFLCDLKPGSEVKITGPVGKEMLMPKDPNANLIMLGTGTGIAPFRAFLWKMFFEKHEDYKFNGLAWLFLGVPTSSSLLYKEEFEKMQEKFSDNFRLDFAVSREQANAQGEKMYIQTRMAEYAEELWELLKKDNTYVYMCGLKGMEKGIDDIMVSLAAKDGIDWIDYKKQLKKGEQWNVEVY